One window of the Maylandia zebra isolate NMK-2024a linkage group LG19, Mzebra_GT3a, whole genome shotgun sequence genome contains the following:
- the si:ch211-266o15.1 gene encoding zinc finger MYM-type protein 4 isoform X1, translating into MVKMSEVCAEKRISIVYLHTLGNSVCQISKQINVPSSTIQYIIRKFKNDGLIIENRRRSGRPRKTRTRSITHEEHMSRVFDEVMGLGDFADSSRDSNASSKSGGQDETKGVDQTSGQEEQQPMEEEEEEEEEEEEDSNSSRKEEKIDKGAGESSPPRIASPTSDPQDSFKMGTSEGGGGRGGSGAAAFDDALDGLPSFGQEEDDEDWHFALPMGTLEDVDVDKAGRKGRQQENSEAPNNTFGSEPKVGEAEEEEEEEEQEERAGSTGSANTFHSSQDNSRDAGVLNQTEETEDSQQGETSEAAPVEDSNPPISPSVNIKEEPIDEGYDAALLPQSSIRQIKEELEHQEEELRISSVFSVGGGNTFTSPTMPTAVPAPTPTAIFIPGRGAVIQAMASLPVRPPIPVPTSIPALTPIPPRPPQPPVPGSVRCSGCSKVLLKGQTAFQRKGSTQLFCSTVCLTGHLPLPTKNRCCFQCNREIVQPRDMITIPADDRTFMHFCGQFCLSVFRHKKKQTDKVPDKWADKQVERKPEKPPEKPAELQTDRPFCSVCKVSNKPIEHEVTHQGRLHRLCSDACFVTWRKIRQLAMNCCEGCGLYCNTKSGSCQTLTIEKSQLNFCGPTCISTYKQTCRKTTECAYCHKTVVVSTTIMERDQKGKVQLYCSVVCVEQSRPPQHNLTGTPFPCSLCKVTAVPQYHLAMVDGTIRNFCSYTCVTIFRKSGHISQPDLTNGASSLRDPSVRDAPKPGPSAGASSVPPVPQDYPSSVPYPGNHPSHTSVPPLVPPHPAISSSPSVPGQTQAGQPMKLAEGRLGDTSKLTCHQCSKQFNTKPLLFSHQGRISVFCSKMCCEQYKTQKNILAVCEWCKQDKVIFDTIVYNQQDLVFCSENCKLLFKHDLTSRSKEHVWRPCTYCSGIAQKMLHSHYGGKLEEFCRPHCMSQYTVLYYGMGRCDSCRKQGYMTEKLQCLGSVRNFCNLPCLQQYCHLHFETSQHSSSNGTAPQTPYAPAPTQPHHSSKMNPVIADVVSLANGSATQPSVSADTTLTGALPTSNVDGKNLDHASTQTDAMRVPSSRRRQMKNKSVLCRPFTMDQESMCQLPSTESGAGEENVKVLMVPVPVPVFIPVPMNMYSQHTPVPLPMPMPVPVPMMVPPLNKDTKDAAVQSEASLVEEEKQRDESGADQNTSESGDMKSEVVAPTIPHHGETLREEEDRADLPLTQTSEKNPEAADPEPETSQMTTDPPASCADDQPPTSPMMDLENDFPSKSLHQKSCAPQRGVKRPREGSSGRKRGRRRTGSLERGTTMALSATSKLNHLYGVKAWRSWVQQRNKQPQKSDPVQVKEDVLDCNSAELSFGLSCFIKEVRRPNGAPYSPDSIFYLCLGIQQHLFMMGRIENIFTDQLYNQFASEISGMLQLWKPKLLPSGGVVSSRVEESYLWECKQLGAYSPIVLLNTLLFFCTKYFHFNTVEKHQRLSFSNFTRHSKPCSRAGKVYYLQFQRSSASAPSSEETERLRKRQTENEGDLEMMENVTNPLHCPVRLYEFYLSRCPESVKKKTNMFYLQPEQNVHTHSPHWYTSQPLDAATLQSMLTRILAVREVQQEEEAVVLASSSAPAECGSLQ; encoded by the exons atgGTAAAAATGAGTGAGGTGTGCGCAGAGAAACGAATAAGCATTGTTTATTTGCACACACTGGGAAACTCTGTTTGTCAGATTAGCAAACAAATCAATGTCCCGTCCTCCACAATTCAATATATTATCAGAAAGTTCAAAAATGATGGCCTCATTATTGAGAACAGAAGACGCTCGGGCAGACCCAGAAAGACCAGGACAAGGTCCATAACT CATGAGGAGCACATGTCCAGGGTGTTTGACGAGGTGATGGGGTTGGGAGACTTCGCCGACTCCTCCAGGGACTCCAATGCATCTTCCAAGAGTGGTGGACAGGATGAGACGAAGGGAGTGGACCAAACCTCAGGACAAGAGGAACAACAAccaatggaggaggaggaggaggaggaggaggaagaggaggaggatagcaacagcagcaggaaagaagaaaagataGACAAAGGGGCGGGCGAGTCATCACCTCCTCGCATTGCCTCGCCCACCTCTGACCCACAGGATTCTTTTAAAATGGGGACCAGCGAAGGGGGAGGTGGACGAGGAGGAAGCGGGGCAGCGGCTTTTGATGATGCGCTGGATGGCCTTCCTTCATTTGGGCAggaggaagatgatgaagaCTGGCACTTTGCCCTGCCCATGGGCACCCTGGAGGATGTAGACGTGGATAAGGCCGGCAGGAAAGGTAGGCAGCAGGAGAACAGCGAAGCTCCGAACAATACCTTTGGTTCTGAGCCAAAAGTaggggaggctgaggaggaggaagaggaggaggagcaagaAGAGAGGGCAGGGAGCACCGGTTCTGCCAACACCTTCCACTCGTCACAAGACAACAGCAGAG ATGCAGGCGTCCTGAaccaaacagaggagacagaagacaGTCAGCAGGGAGAG ACGTCAGAGGCAGCTCCGGTGGAGGACAGCAATCCCCCGATTTCTCCGAGTGTGAATATAAAAGAGGAGCCTATTGATGAAGGCTACGATGCTGCGTTATTGCCTCAGAGCTCCATCAGACAGATCAAAGAGGAGCTCGAACACCAGGAG GAGGAGCTGAGGATCAGCTCCGTCTTCTCCGTAGGTGGAGGCAACACCTTCACCTCTCCTACCA TGCCAACAGCGGTTCCAGCCCCGACTCCGACTGCCATTTTTATCCCTGGTAGAGGAGCTGTCATACAAGCCATGGCTTCCCTCCCCGTCAGACCTCCAATTCCAGTCCCAACTTCAATACCAGCTCTGACACCAATACCGCCGCGCCCACCACAACCCCCAGTTCCTGGTAGCGTTCGCTGCAGCGGTTGCTCTAAG GTTCTGCTGAAAGGTCAAACGGCTTTCCAGAGAAAAGGATCGACGCAGCTCTTCTGCTCCACTGTATGTCTGACGGGCCATCTTCCTCTGCCCACTAAAAACCGATGCTGTTTCCAGTGCAACAG GGAGATTGTTCAGCCCAGGGACATGATCACAATCCCAGCAGACGACCGCACCTTCATGCACTTTTGCGGCcagttctgtttgtctgtctttaGACACAAGAAGAAACAGACTGACAAGGTTCCTGACAAATGGGCTGATAAACAAGTGGAGAGAAAGCCAGAGAAGCCGCCAGAGAAACCGGCAGAGCTCCAGACTGACAGACCCTTCTGTAGTGTCTGTAAAGTCTCCAACAAG CCAATTGAGCACGAGGTCACCCATCAAGGCCGCCTACACAGACTCTGCAGCGACGCTTGCTTTGTAACCTGGCGCAAGATACGTCAGTTAGCTATGAACTGCTGCGAAGGCTGCGGTCTTTACTGTAACACCAAATCAGGTTCCTGTCAGACGCTCACGATCGAGAAGTCTCAGCTCAACTTCTGTGGTCCCACCTGCATTAGCACCTACAAACAG ACCTGTAGAAAGACAACAGAGTGCGCGTACTGTCACAAGACAGTGGTCGTGTCCACAACCATCATGGAACGAGACCAGAagggaaaagttcagctttacTGTTCTGTGGTCTGCGTGGAACAGAGTCGACCACCTCAGCATAATCTCACTG gtACTCCATTCCCATGTTCCCTGTGTAAAGTGACCGCCGTTCCTCAGTATCACCTTGCCATGGTGGATGGCACTATACGTAACTTCTGCTCCTACACCTGTGTGACTATCTTTAGG AAATCTGGCCACATATCCCAGCCAGACCTGACCAATGGAGCCTCTTCTCTCAGGGACCCCTCTGTCAGAGATGCCCCCAAACCGGGGCCTTCTGCCGGAGCCAGCTCAGTCCCTCCCGTCCCTCAGGATTACCCATCCTCAGTTCCCTATCCAGGCAATCATCCCAGTCATACCTCAGTGCCCCCACTAGTGCCTCCCCATCCGGCCATCTCCTCCTCCCCTTCTGTGCCAGGACAAACGCAGGCCGGTCAGCCAATGAAACTGGCAGAGGGCCGGCTAGGTGACACCTCCAAACTGACCTGTCACCAGTGCAGCAAACAGTTCAACACCAAGCCGCTATTATTCAGCCACCAG GGTCGAATTTCTGTGTTCTGCAGTAAGATGTGCTGTGAGCAGTATAAAACCCAGAAAAATATCCTTGCTGTGTGCGAGTGGTGTAAGCAGGATAAGGTGATCTTTGACACCATCGTCTACAACCAGCAGGACCTGGTCTTCTGCAGTGAAA ACTGTAAGCTGCTCTTCAAGCATGACCTGACTTCTCGTAGCAAGGAGCATGTCTGGCGTCCCTGCACCTACTGCTCTGGCATTGCACAGAAGATGCTGCACAGTCACTACGGAGGCAAGCTGGAGGAGTTCTGCAGACCCCACTGCATGTCCCAGTACACTGTACTCTACTACGGG ATGGGTCGGTGTGACAGTTGCAGGAAGCAGGGCTACATGACGGAGAAGCTGCAGTGTTTGGGTTCGGTGCGTAACTTCTGCAACCTGCCCTGCCTACAGCAGTACTGCCACCTTCACTTTGAGACGAGCCAACACAGCAGCAGTAATGGGACGGCGCCACAGACACCATATG CTCCAGCTCCAACCCAACCCCACCACTCCTCAAAGATGAATCCAGTCATAGCTGACGTCGTTTCATTGGCCAACGGCTCCGCCACACAGCCCAGCGTGTCAGCAGATACCACTCTGACTG gagCTCTACCGACCTCCAATGTAGACGGCAAGAATCTCGACCAC GCCAGTACCCAGACCGATGCCATGCGTGTGCCTTCATCCCGTCGGCGTCAGATGAAGAACAAGTCCGTTCTCTGCAGGCCCTTCACCATGGACCAAGAGAGCATGTGCCAGCTGCCTTCCACTGAATCAGGAG CAGGAGAGGAGAACGTGAAGGTGTTAATGGTTCCAGTCCCAGTGCCGGTCTTCATTCCAGTGCCTATGAACATGTATTCCCAGCACACACCTGTTCCACTGCCTATGCCCATGCCT gttCCAGTACCCATGATGGTTCCACCACTGAACAAGGACACGAAAGATGCAGCTGTCCAGTCAGAGGCTTCTTTGGTGGAGGAAGAAAAGCAGAGAGATGAGTCCGGTGCAG ACCAGAACACCTCTGAGAGTGGAGACATGAAGTCTGAAGTGGTCGCTCCCACAATCCCTCATCACGGGGAAACTCTGAGGGAAGAAGAAGACCGAGCTGACCTACCACTTACTCAGACTTCAGAGAAGAATCCAGAGGCAGCTGATCCAGAGCCAGAGACGAGCCAAATGACAACCGACCCTCCTGCCAGCTGTGCTGACGATCAACCACCAACCTCCCCGATGATGGACTTGGAAAATGACTTCCCTTCTA agTCACTGCATCAGAAGTCATGTGCTCCACAGCGAGGAGTGAAGAGACCCAGAGAGGGCTCGTCTGGCCGGAAACGG GGTCGGAGGAGGACTGGTTCTCTGGAGCGTGGCACAACCATGGCACTTTCTGCTACCTCCAAACTGAACCACCTGTATGGGGTTAAAGCCTGGAGAAGCTGGGTCCAGCAACGCAACAAGCAGCCACAAAAAT CCGATCCAGTTCAAGTGAAAGAAGACGTCCTTGACTGCAACTCCGCTGAGCTGAGCTTCGGTCTGTCTTGCTTCATCAAAGAAGTGCGACGGCCCAACGGAGCACCCTACAGCCCGGACAGCATCTTCTACCTCTGTCTGGGGATACAACAG CATCTGTTTATGATGGGTCGCATAGAGAACATCTTCACCGACCAGCTGTACAATCAGTTTGCCTCCGAGATCTCTGGGATGCTTCAACTCTGGAAACCAAAACTACTACCTAGTG GTGGCGTTGTTTCCTCCCGTGTCGAGGAGTCCTACCTGTGGGAGTGTAAGCAGCTGGGCGCCTATTCACCCATAGTGTTGCTCAACACGTTGCTCTTCTTCTGCACCAAATACTTCCACTTCAACACCGTGGAGAAGCACCAGCGCCTGTCTTTTTCCAACTTCACCCGCCACTCTAAACCCTGCAGCCGAGCCGGCAAAGTCTACTACCTCCAATTCCAGAGAAGCAGTGCCAGTGCGCCCAGCTCTGAAGAGACAG AACGACTCAGAAAAAGGCAGACGGAGAACGAGGGGGACCTGGAGATGATGGAGAACGTCACCAACCCTCTGCACTGTCCTGTCCGACTCTATGAGTTCTACCTCTCCAGATG CCCGGAGTCTGTGAAGAAAAAGACCAACATGTTTTACCTGCAGCCCGAACAGAACgtccacacacacag TCCCCACTGGTACACTTCTCAGCCATTGGATGCCGCCACTCTACAGAGCATGCTCACTCGCATCTTGGCTGTCAGAGAGGTTCAGCAGGAAGAGGAAGCAGTGGTTCTCGCGTCCTCGTCTGCGCCTGCCGAATGTGGCAGCTTACAGTGA
- the si:ch211-266o15.1 gene encoding zinc finger MYM-type protein 4 isoform X2 yields the protein MVKMSEVCAEKRISIVYLHTLGNSVCQISKQINVPSSTIQYIIRKFKNDGLIIENRRRSGRPRKTRTRSITHEEHMSRVFDEVMGLGDFADSSRDSNASSKSGGQDETKGVDQTSGQEEQQPMEEEEEEEEEEEEDSNSSRKEEKIDKGAGESSPPRIASPTSDPQDSFKMGTSEGGGGRGGSGAAAFDDALDGLPSFGQEEDDEDWHFALPMGTLEDVDVDKAGRKGRQQENSEAPNNTFGSEPKVGEAEEEEEEEEQEERAGSTGSANTFHSSQDNSRDAGVLNQTEETEDSQQGETSEAAPVEDSNPPISPSVNIKEEPIDEGYDAALLPQSSIRQIKEELEHQEEELRISSVFSVGGGNTFTSPTMPTAVPAPTPTAIFIPGRGAVIQAMASLPVRPPIPVPTSIPALTPIPPRPPQPPVPGSVRCSGCSKVLLKGQTAFQRKGSTQLFCSTVCLTGHLPLPTKNRCCFQCNREIVQPRDMITIPADDRTFMHFCGQFCLSVFRHKKKQTDKVPDKWADKQVERKPEKPPEKPAELQTDRPFCSVCKVSNKPIEHEVTHQGRLHRLCSDACFVTWRKIRQLAMNCCEGCGLYCNTKSGSCQTLTIEKSQLNFCGPTCISTYKQTCRKTTECAYCHKTVVVSTTIMERDQKGKVQLYCSVVCVEQSRPPQHNLTGTPFPCSLCKVTAVPQYHLAMVDGTIRNFCSYTCVTIFRKSGHISQPDLTNGASSLRDPSVRDAPKPGPSAGASSVPPVPQDYPSSVPYPGNHPSHTSVPPLVPPHPAISSSPSVPGQTQAGQPMKLAEGRLGDTSKLTCHQCSKQFNTKPLLFSHQGRISVFCSKMCCEQYKTQKNILAVCEWCKQDKVIFDTIVYNQQDLVFCSENCKLLFKHDLTSRSKEHVWRPCTYCSGIAQKMLHSHYGGKLEEFCRPHCMSQYTVLYYGMGRCDSCRKQGYMTEKLQCLGSVRNFCNLPCLQQYCHLHFETSQHSSSNGTAPQTPYAPAPTQPHHSSKMNPVIADVVSLANGSATQPSVSADTTLTGALPTSNVDGKNLDHASTQTDAMRVPSSRRRQMKNKSVLCRPFTMDQESMCQLPSTESGGEENVKVLMVPVPVPVFIPVPMNMYSQHTPVPLPMPMPVPVPMMVPPLNKDTKDAAVQSEASLVEEEKQRDESGADQNTSESGDMKSEVVAPTIPHHGETLREEEDRADLPLTQTSEKNPEAADPEPETSQMTTDPPASCADDQPPTSPMMDLENDFPSKSLHQKSCAPQRGVKRPREGSSGRKRGRRRTGSLERGTTMALSATSKLNHLYGVKAWRSWVQQRNKQPQKSDPVQVKEDVLDCNSAELSFGLSCFIKEVRRPNGAPYSPDSIFYLCLGIQQHLFMMGRIENIFTDQLYNQFASEISGMLQLWKPKLLPSGGVVSSRVEESYLWECKQLGAYSPIVLLNTLLFFCTKYFHFNTVEKHQRLSFSNFTRHSKPCSRAGKVYYLQFQRSSASAPSSEETERLRKRQTENEGDLEMMENVTNPLHCPVRLYEFYLSRCPESVKKKTNMFYLQPEQNVHTHSPHWYTSQPLDAATLQSMLTRILAVREVQQEEEAVVLASSSAPAECGSLQ from the exons atgGTAAAAATGAGTGAGGTGTGCGCAGAGAAACGAATAAGCATTGTTTATTTGCACACACTGGGAAACTCTGTTTGTCAGATTAGCAAACAAATCAATGTCCCGTCCTCCACAATTCAATATATTATCAGAAAGTTCAAAAATGATGGCCTCATTATTGAGAACAGAAGACGCTCGGGCAGACCCAGAAAGACCAGGACAAGGTCCATAACT CATGAGGAGCACATGTCCAGGGTGTTTGACGAGGTGATGGGGTTGGGAGACTTCGCCGACTCCTCCAGGGACTCCAATGCATCTTCCAAGAGTGGTGGACAGGATGAGACGAAGGGAGTGGACCAAACCTCAGGACAAGAGGAACAACAAccaatggaggaggaggaggaggaggaggaggaagaggaggaggatagcaacagcagcaggaaagaagaaaagataGACAAAGGGGCGGGCGAGTCATCACCTCCTCGCATTGCCTCGCCCACCTCTGACCCACAGGATTCTTTTAAAATGGGGACCAGCGAAGGGGGAGGTGGACGAGGAGGAAGCGGGGCAGCGGCTTTTGATGATGCGCTGGATGGCCTTCCTTCATTTGGGCAggaggaagatgatgaagaCTGGCACTTTGCCCTGCCCATGGGCACCCTGGAGGATGTAGACGTGGATAAGGCCGGCAGGAAAGGTAGGCAGCAGGAGAACAGCGAAGCTCCGAACAATACCTTTGGTTCTGAGCCAAAAGTaggggaggctgaggaggaggaagaggaggaggagcaagaAGAGAGGGCAGGGAGCACCGGTTCTGCCAACACCTTCCACTCGTCACAAGACAACAGCAGAG ATGCAGGCGTCCTGAaccaaacagaggagacagaagacaGTCAGCAGGGAGAG ACGTCAGAGGCAGCTCCGGTGGAGGACAGCAATCCCCCGATTTCTCCGAGTGTGAATATAAAAGAGGAGCCTATTGATGAAGGCTACGATGCTGCGTTATTGCCTCAGAGCTCCATCAGACAGATCAAAGAGGAGCTCGAACACCAGGAG GAGGAGCTGAGGATCAGCTCCGTCTTCTCCGTAGGTGGAGGCAACACCTTCACCTCTCCTACCA TGCCAACAGCGGTTCCAGCCCCGACTCCGACTGCCATTTTTATCCCTGGTAGAGGAGCTGTCATACAAGCCATGGCTTCCCTCCCCGTCAGACCTCCAATTCCAGTCCCAACTTCAATACCAGCTCTGACACCAATACCGCCGCGCCCACCACAACCCCCAGTTCCTGGTAGCGTTCGCTGCAGCGGTTGCTCTAAG GTTCTGCTGAAAGGTCAAACGGCTTTCCAGAGAAAAGGATCGACGCAGCTCTTCTGCTCCACTGTATGTCTGACGGGCCATCTTCCTCTGCCCACTAAAAACCGATGCTGTTTCCAGTGCAACAG GGAGATTGTTCAGCCCAGGGACATGATCACAATCCCAGCAGACGACCGCACCTTCATGCACTTTTGCGGCcagttctgtttgtctgtctttaGACACAAGAAGAAACAGACTGACAAGGTTCCTGACAAATGGGCTGATAAACAAGTGGAGAGAAAGCCAGAGAAGCCGCCAGAGAAACCGGCAGAGCTCCAGACTGACAGACCCTTCTGTAGTGTCTGTAAAGTCTCCAACAAG CCAATTGAGCACGAGGTCACCCATCAAGGCCGCCTACACAGACTCTGCAGCGACGCTTGCTTTGTAACCTGGCGCAAGATACGTCAGTTAGCTATGAACTGCTGCGAAGGCTGCGGTCTTTACTGTAACACCAAATCAGGTTCCTGTCAGACGCTCACGATCGAGAAGTCTCAGCTCAACTTCTGTGGTCCCACCTGCATTAGCACCTACAAACAG ACCTGTAGAAAGACAACAGAGTGCGCGTACTGTCACAAGACAGTGGTCGTGTCCACAACCATCATGGAACGAGACCAGAagggaaaagttcagctttacTGTTCTGTGGTCTGCGTGGAACAGAGTCGACCACCTCAGCATAATCTCACTG gtACTCCATTCCCATGTTCCCTGTGTAAAGTGACCGCCGTTCCTCAGTATCACCTTGCCATGGTGGATGGCACTATACGTAACTTCTGCTCCTACACCTGTGTGACTATCTTTAGG AAATCTGGCCACATATCCCAGCCAGACCTGACCAATGGAGCCTCTTCTCTCAGGGACCCCTCTGTCAGAGATGCCCCCAAACCGGGGCCTTCTGCCGGAGCCAGCTCAGTCCCTCCCGTCCCTCAGGATTACCCATCCTCAGTTCCCTATCCAGGCAATCATCCCAGTCATACCTCAGTGCCCCCACTAGTGCCTCCCCATCCGGCCATCTCCTCCTCCCCTTCTGTGCCAGGACAAACGCAGGCCGGTCAGCCAATGAAACTGGCAGAGGGCCGGCTAGGTGACACCTCCAAACTGACCTGTCACCAGTGCAGCAAACAGTTCAACACCAAGCCGCTATTATTCAGCCACCAG GGTCGAATTTCTGTGTTCTGCAGTAAGATGTGCTGTGAGCAGTATAAAACCCAGAAAAATATCCTTGCTGTGTGCGAGTGGTGTAAGCAGGATAAGGTGATCTTTGACACCATCGTCTACAACCAGCAGGACCTGGTCTTCTGCAGTGAAA ACTGTAAGCTGCTCTTCAAGCATGACCTGACTTCTCGTAGCAAGGAGCATGTCTGGCGTCCCTGCACCTACTGCTCTGGCATTGCACAGAAGATGCTGCACAGTCACTACGGAGGCAAGCTGGAGGAGTTCTGCAGACCCCACTGCATGTCCCAGTACACTGTACTCTACTACGGG ATGGGTCGGTGTGACAGTTGCAGGAAGCAGGGCTACATGACGGAGAAGCTGCAGTGTTTGGGTTCGGTGCGTAACTTCTGCAACCTGCCCTGCCTACAGCAGTACTGCCACCTTCACTTTGAGACGAGCCAACACAGCAGCAGTAATGGGACGGCGCCACAGACACCATATG CTCCAGCTCCAACCCAACCCCACCACTCCTCAAAGATGAATCCAGTCATAGCTGACGTCGTTTCATTGGCCAACGGCTCCGCCACACAGCCCAGCGTGTCAGCAGATACCACTCTGACTG gagCTCTACCGACCTCCAATGTAGACGGCAAGAATCTCGACCAC GCCAGTACCCAGACCGATGCCATGCGTGTGCCTTCATCCCGTCGGCGTCAGATGAAGAACAAGTCCGTTCTCTGCAGGCCCTTCACCATGGACCAAGAGAGCATGTGCCAGCTGCCTTCCACTGAATCAGGAG GAGAGGAGAACGTGAAGGTGTTAATGGTTCCAGTCCCAGTGCCGGTCTTCATTCCAGTGCCTATGAACATGTATTCCCAGCACACACCTGTTCCACTGCCTATGCCCATGCCT gttCCAGTACCCATGATGGTTCCACCACTGAACAAGGACACGAAAGATGCAGCTGTCCAGTCAGAGGCTTCTTTGGTGGAGGAAGAAAAGCAGAGAGATGAGTCCGGTGCAG ACCAGAACACCTCTGAGAGTGGAGACATGAAGTCTGAAGTGGTCGCTCCCACAATCCCTCATCACGGGGAAACTCTGAGGGAAGAAGAAGACCGAGCTGACCTACCACTTACTCAGACTTCAGAGAAGAATCCAGAGGCAGCTGATCCAGAGCCAGAGACGAGCCAAATGACAACCGACCCTCCTGCCAGCTGTGCTGACGATCAACCACCAACCTCCCCGATGATGGACTTGGAAAATGACTTCCCTTCTA agTCACTGCATCAGAAGTCATGTGCTCCACAGCGAGGAGTGAAGAGACCCAGAGAGGGCTCGTCTGGCCGGAAACGG GGTCGGAGGAGGACTGGTTCTCTGGAGCGTGGCACAACCATGGCACTTTCTGCTACCTCCAAACTGAACCACCTGTATGGGGTTAAAGCCTGGAGAAGCTGGGTCCAGCAACGCAACAAGCAGCCACAAAAAT CCGATCCAGTTCAAGTGAAAGAAGACGTCCTTGACTGCAACTCCGCTGAGCTGAGCTTCGGTCTGTCTTGCTTCATCAAAGAAGTGCGACGGCCCAACGGAGCACCCTACAGCCCGGACAGCATCTTCTACCTCTGTCTGGGGATACAACAG CATCTGTTTATGATGGGTCGCATAGAGAACATCTTCACCGACCAGCTGTACAATCAGTTTGCCTCCGAGATCTCTGGGATGCTTCAACTCTGGAAACCAAAACTACTACCTAGTG GTGGCGTTGTTTCCTCCCGTGTCGAGGAGTCCTACCTGTGGGAGTGTAAGCAGCTGGGCGCCTATTCACCCATAGTGTTGCTCAACACGTTGCTCTTCTTCTGCACCAAATACTTCCACTTCAACACCGTGGAGAAGCACCAGCGCCTGTCTTTTTCCAACTTCACCCGCCACTCTAAACCCTGCAGCCGAGCCGGCAAAGTCTACTACCTCCAATTCCAGAGAAGCAGTGCCAGTGCGCCCAGCTCTGAAGAGACAG AACGACTCAGAAAAAGGCAGACGGAGAACGAGGGGGACCTGGAGATGATGGAGAACGTCACCAACCCTCTGCACTGTCCTGTCCGACTCTATGAGTTCTACCTCTCCAGATG CCCGGAGTCTGTGAAGAAAAAGACCAACATGTTTTACCTGCAGCCCGAACAGAACgtccacacacacag TCCCCACTGGTACACTTCTCAGCCATTGGATGCCGCCACTCTACAGAGCATGCTCACTCGCATCTTGGCTGTCAGAGAGGTTCAGCAGGAAGAGGAAGCAGTGGTTCTCGCGTCCTCGTCTGCGCCTGCCGAATGTGGCAGCTTACAGTGA